Proteins from a single region of Chloroherpeton thalassium ATCC 35110:
- a CDS encoding Gldg family protein codes for MMNLNVKMISALIKRDLRLFFTNPSGYVFITLFIFLSAGAAFWQEQFFLNNLASLSRLNAVFPVLLVFFIAALTMNVWAEENKQGTDELLLTLPATDAELVLGKYFAVLGVYAASLVLSLSHIVVLFFLGSPDIGLMFANYFGYFISGAALISVGMIASMLTANATIAFILGVVFTGLLASTSVLSGLFGDALKPFIDAVSIRAHFEDFSRGVLSFSAIFYFFSIAAFGLYINIILLGKRHWPKSAGGMKMSGHHAIRAISLIVALVSLNMIFQRFGFRWDVTSEKLHSLSGETRRLLGDLPGEKTVLVQAFISPEVPQVLVQTRSNLLSFLKEIEASSGGKVQVLIKETEPYSDEAREAREKFGITPREVVANTGAMQAVPKQIYMGLAFTCGAEEQVIDFFDKGLPVEYELIRSIRVVSKSERKKIGVVKTAAKIFGGFDFQTMQNSPEWQVVSELKKQYEVVEISADSPIEEQLDGLLVVLPSSLSQEEMDNLAAFIEAGNPALVLTDPLFLETVALSPSEKSGAEMNPFLRNQGMQPKPKGNIQGFMRRLGFNWNPQEIVWDSYNPHPELATLPPEVIFIGEGNRNPDSFNKKLVPTQGLQELVFLFPGFLEMSPSGSYGYEPLISCSEMSGRLNYRQLVQRSYFGVQMVPSRMIPHQVGGVKYTLAARAFSDNSDSTKSKTKLNVITVADIDFISEQFFDIRKSGYESLNFDNVTFFLNCMDWLAGDESFIELRKKRLKHRTLETLEKQVMAYAKLRRDEEKQAELEAEKALSEAQDRLNNKVAEMRRRTDLDEQTKQIMARNIQEVESRRFEALKSRIEAEKDAKIQRSKENMEARVQTIQSTIKLFAVLLPPIPVGLMAVMIFMRRRRREKAGTAVARRRRQA; via the coding sequence ATGATGAACCTGAATGTCAAGATGATTTCAGCCCTTATCAAACGCGATTTGCGTCTGTTTTTTACCAACCCGTCGGGGTATGTGTTTATCACCCTGTTTATTTTTCTGAGCGCCGGCGCGGCCTTTTGGCAGGAGCAATTCTTTTTGAACAACCTCGCCTCGCTGAGCCGCCTCAACGCCGTTTTTCCCGTGCTGCTTGTTTTTTTTATCGCCGCGCTCACGATGAACGTTTGGGCGGAGGAAAATAAACAAGGCACGGACGAGCTTTTGCTCACGCTGCCCGCCACCGATGCGGAACTCGTGCTGGGGAAATATTTCGCCGTGCTGGGCGTTTATGCGGCCTCGCTCGTGCTTTCGCTGAGCCACATCGTGGTGCTGTTTTTCTTGGGCAGCCCGGACATCGGCCTGATGTTTGCGAACTATTTCGGCTATTTCATCAGCGGCGCGGCGCTCATCAGCGTCGGCATGATTGCCTCGATGCTGACCGCAAACGCGACGATCGCGTTTATTTTGGGCGTCGTTTTCACCGGCCTGCTCGCCTCGACTTCCGTTTTGAGCGGGCTGTTCGGCGACGCGCTCAAGCCGTTTATCGACGCCGTCAGCATCCGGGCGCACTTTGAAGATTTCTCGCGCGGCGTCCTGAGCTTTTCCGCGATTTTCTACTTTTTTTCTATCGCCGCGTTCGGACTGTATATAAATATTATCCTGCTCGGCAAGCGGCATTGGCCGAAATCTGCGGGCGGCATGAAGATGAGCGGCCATCATGCGATTCGCGCGATTTCGCTCATCGTGGCGCTCGTCAGTTTAAACATGATTTTCCAACGATTCGGCTTCCGTTGGGATGTGACTTCCGAAAAGCTGCATTCGCTTTCCGGCGAAACCCGGCGCTTGCTCGGCGATTTGCCCGGCGAGAAAACCGTTTTGGTGCAAGCGTTTATCAGTCCCGAAGTGCCGCAAGTTTTGGTGCAAACGCGCAGCAACTTGCTGAGTTTCCTCAAGGAAATCGAAGCCTCGTCGGGCGGGAAAGTTCAAGTTTTAATTAAAGAAACCGAGCCGTATAGCGACGAAGCGCGTGAGGCACGCGAAAAATTCGGCATCACGCCGCGCGAAGTCGTTGCCAACACGGGCGCGATGCAGGCCGTGCCGAAACAAATCTACATGGGCTTGGCTTTTACCTGCGGCGCGGAAGAGCAGGTCATTGATTTTTTTGACAAAGGCCTGCCGGTTGAATACGAACTCATTCGCAGCATTCGCGTGGTGTCCAAGTCGGAGCGCAAAAAGATCGGCGTGGTGAAAACCGCCGCCAAAATTTTCGGCGGATTCGATTTCCAAACCATGCAAAACAGCCCGGAATGGCAAGTGGTCAGCGAGTTGAAAAAGCAATACGAAGTGGTGGAAATTTCCGCAGACAGCCCGATTGAGGAACAGTTGGACGGCTTGCTTGTGGTGTTGCCGTCGTCACTTTCGCAAGAGGAAATGGACAATTTGGCCGCGTTTATTGAGGCGGGAAATCCAGCGCTGGTTTTAACCGACCCGCTCTTTTTGGAAACTGTTGCGCTTTCGCCGTCCGAAAAAAGCGGCGCGGAAATGAATCCGTTTTTGAGAAATCAAGGCATGCAGCCCAAGCCGAAAGGCAACATACAAGGGTTTATGCGCCGTTTGGGTTTCAATTGGAATCCGCAAGAAATCGTTTGGGACAGCTACAACCCGCACCCGGAATTGGCCACGCTGCCGCCCGAAGTGATTTTCATCGGTGAAGGCAATCGAAATCCCGATTCGTTTAATAAAAAGCTTGTGCCGACGCAGGGTTTGCAAGAGTTGGTGTTTCTTTTTCCTGGATTTCTGGAAATGTCGCCGTCGGGCAGCTACGGGTATGAGCCGCTAATTTCGTGCAGCGAGATGTCGGGCAGGCTAAATTATCGGCAGCTTGTGCAGCGTAGCTATTTCGGCGTACAAATGGTGCCGAGCCGAATGATTCCGCATCAAGTCGGCGGCGTGAAATATACGCTTGCCGCCCGCGCCTTTTCGGATAATTCCGATAGCACGAAAAGCAAAACGAAATTGAATGTCATCACGGTGGCCGATATTGATTTCATTTCCGAGCAATTTTTTGACATTCGCAAATCGGGCTACGAAAGCTTGAATTTTGACAATGTCACCTTTTTCCTCAACTGCATGGATTGGCTGGCCGGCGACGAGTCGTTTATCGAGCTACGCAAAAAACGCCTGAAACATCGCACGCTCGAGACGCTGGAAAAACAAGTGATGGCTTACGCGAAACTTCGCCGCGACGAGGAAAAACAAGCCGAATTGGAAGCCGAAAAAGCGCTGTCGGAAGCGCAAGACCGCCTGAACAACAAAGTCGCCGAAATGCGCCGCCGCACCGATTTGGACGAGCAAACCAAGCAAATCATGGCGCGAAACATTCAAGAAGTCGAGAGTCGAAGATTTGAGGCGCTCAAATCGCGCATCGAGGCCGAAAAAGACGCCAAGATTCAGCGCAGCAAAGAAAATATGGAAGCTCGCGTCCAAACGATTCAAAGTACGATAAAGCTTTTCGCCGTGCTGCTGCCCCCGATTCCGGTCGGCCTCATGGCGGTGATGATCTTCATGCGCCGCCGTCGCCGGGAAAAAGCCGGAACGGCGGTTGCGAGACGGCGGAGGCAGGCGTGA
- a CDS encoding ABC transporter ATP-binding protein, whose amino-acid sequence MSEKNSKVMIEAKGLSKFYESFVAIENVSFSVPEGQVVAFLGPNGAGKSTTMRILSGYLAPSEGSAKIAGFDVAEARLKAAAHLGYLPENGPLYLDMTPYESLQFFGEARGLEPAKLKTRIETVTELAALQEVLDKPIGRLSKGYRQRVGLAQALLHDPDVLIMDEPTSGLDPNQIRDFRANIKVLGKTKTILLSTHILQEVEAVAERVIFINEGRLVFDGSPAELHAESSLEEAFYRLTSPTETQTTES is encoded by the coding sequence ATGAGCGAAAAAAACTCAAAAGTGATGATTGAGGCAAAAGGATTGAGCAAATTTTATGAATCCTTTGTGGCTATTGAAAATGTGTCATTTTCTGTGCCGGAAGGCCAAGTAGTAGCGTTTCTTGGGCCGAACGGTGCGGGAAAATCCACGACCATGCGCATCTTGTCGGGCTACCTTGCGCCGAGCGAAGGCAGCGCAAAAATCGCCGGCTTTGATGTCGCGGAGGCGCGTTTGAAGGCCGCCGCGCATCTTGGTTATCTTCCCGAAAACGGGCCTCTTTATTTGGACATGACGCCCTACGAATCGCTTCAATTTTTCGGGGAAGCTCGCGGTCTTGAGCCTGCAAAGTTGAAAACGCGCATTGAAACCGTTACCGAGCTTGCCGCCTTGCAAGAAGTTTTGGATAAACCTATCGGTCGGCTTTCGAAAGGCTATCGCCAGCGCGTCGGGCTTGCGCAAGCCTTGCTTCACGACCCGGACGTGCTGATTATGGACGAACCGACCTCCGGCCTTGACCCGAACCAAATTCGAGATTTTCGCGCCAACATCAAGGTGCTGGGCAAAACAAAAACGATTTTGCTTTCCACGCACATTTTGCAGGAAGTGGAGGCCGTTGCGGAACGCGTGATTTTCATCAACGAAGGGCGGCTTGTCTTCGACGGCTCGCCCGCCGAACTTCATGCCGAAAGCTCGCTCGAAGAGGCGTTCTATCGTTTAACCTCACCGACCGAAACCCAAACAACCGAATCTTAA
- a CDS encoding acyl-CoA thioesterase produces MSEKTRPAKPVSASRVETTHFVTPPDVNYLGNLAGGKLMHWMDLTAAIAAGRHANAVSVTASVDSLDFKHPINLGEVVIIKASVNRAFNSSMEVGVKVISENLITGEQKVCNRAYFTFVAIDDSLSPTSVPAVLPETEEEKQRYNKAELRRQIRLLNKG; encoded by the coding sequence ATGTCAGAAAAAACGCGTCCGGCAAAACCGGTATCGGCTTCTCGCGTGGAGACGACGCATTTTGTGACCCCTCCCGACGTGAATTATCTTGGAAATTTGGCTGGTGGAAAACTCATGCACTGGATGGACTTGACCGCAGCCATTGCAGCCGGGCGCCACGCCAACGCGGTTTCCGTCACGGCCTCCGTCGATTCGCTCGACTTCAAACATCCGATCAATCTTGGCGAAGTGGTGATTATTAAGGCGAGCGTCAATCGCGCGTTCAATTCGTCGATGGAAGTGGGCGTGAAGGTGATTTCGGAGAATCTGATTACTGGCGAGCAAAAGGTTTGCAATCGGGCTTATTTTACGTTCGTTGCCATCGACGATTCCCTTTCACCAACAAGCGTTCCCGCCGTTCTGCCCGAAACGGAAGAAGAAAAACAGCGCTACAACAAAGCCGAACTCCGCCGGCAAATTCGCCTGCTCAACAAGGGATGA
- a CDS encoding quinone oxidoreductase family protein: MKKIVADNDLNLSLQEVPSPEVHDNEVAIKIEAIGVNFADIKILNGNTLDKGTEMGSEIAGIVESAGRDAHRFKPGDRVFAATHWGGCYAEKAVVPEFSVRKLPEYLSFEQGAAFAVTTQTAYHAVITTGKIQAGEWVLILAAGGGVGTQALQIAKLRGAKVIAAASSAEKLERLKAFHPDVLVNYAEEDLQKAVMDATNGDGVNCVLDGNGGADFAKNFKMMANFGRVVLYGNAAGPIPPIDPYSLIWNAHQIIACTMRVVVAQPELFERAYNDIFEWLKTGQLKVEIGHVLPLSDAAKAHELMLGRKNYGKIVLKP, encoded by the coding sequence ATGAAAAAAATCGTAGCAGATAACGACTTAAACTTGTCGCTTCAGGAAGTTCCCAGCCCGGAAGTGCATGACAACGAAGTTGCAATCAAAATTGAGGCGATCGGCGTTAATTTTGCAGACATAAAAATCCTTAACGGGAACACCTTAGACAAAGGCACGGAAATGGGATCGGAAATCGCCGGCATTGTAGAAAGTGCTGGCCGCGACGCGCACCGCTTCAAGCCGGGCGATCGTGTGTTTGCTGCCACGCATTGGGGCGGCTGCTACGCCGAAAAAGCTGTGGTGCCGGAATTTTCCGTTCGCAAATTGCCGGAATATTTAAGCTTCGAGCAAGGCGCGGCGTTTGCCGTGACCACCCAAACGGCGTATCACGCAGTGATTACCACAGGAAAAATTCAAGCTGGCGAATGGGTTTTAATTTTAGCGGCGGGCGGCGGCGTTGGCACGCAGGCGCTTCAAATTGCCAAGCTTCGCGGGGCAAAGGTAATTGCCGCGGCCAGCTCAGCCGAAAAATTGGAACGGCTCAAAGCTTTTCATCCAGACGTGTTGGTCAATTATGCCGAAGAGGATTTGCAGAAAGCGGTGATGGATGCAACAAATGGTGACGGCGTCAACTGTGTTTTGGATGGCAATGGCGGCGCTGATTTTGCCAAAAATTTCAAAATGATGGCCAATTTCGGTCGCGTGGTTCTTTATGGAAACGCAGCCGGGCCGATTCCGCCGATTGATCCTTATAGCCTCATTTGGAATGCGCATCAAATTATTGCGTGCACCATGCGGGTGGTTGTGGCACAGCCAGAACTTTTTGAAAGAGCTTATAATGACATTTTTGAATGGCTGAAAACCGGACAGCTAAAAGTGGAAATTGGTCATGTTCTGCCGTTGTCCGATGCGGCAAAGGCGCATGAACTCATGCTTGGCCGAAAAAATTACGGCAAAATTGTACTCAAGCCTTGA
- the metH gene encoding methionine synthase, whose product MQRDIIKLLQERILVLDGAMGTLIQRHKLTEEDFRGERFKDHSHSLKGNNDILVITQPEIIKDIHRQFLEAGSDIIETNTFSSTPISLADYEVQDLTYELNLTATKLAREVADEMTAKTPDKPRFVAGSIGPTNKTLSLSPDVNNPGYRAITFQNVVDAYTEQLKGLLDGGVDILLVETVFDTLNCKAALFAIHEFFNKTQRRVPVMVSGTVVDASGRTLSGQTTEAFWISISHMPDLMSVGLNCALGAKQMRPFVEAMSNVAQTYTSVYPNAGLPNEFGEYDDSPEYMAAQIEDFAKSGFVNIVGGCCGTTPAHIKAIAETVKTLPPRKRPEPHHILQLSGLEPLAVDKTTGFINIGERTNVTGSRKFARLIKEGNYDAALSIARQQVESGAQVIDVNVDEGMLDSEKVMAEFLNLIASEPEIARVPIMIDSSKWSVIEAGLRCTQGKCIVNSISLKEGEAIFKERAEKILEYGAAAVVMAFDEKGQADSYERRVEICSRAYKILTEEVGFPPEDIIFDPNVLTVATGIEEHNNYAVDFINSVRWIKQNLPHAKISGGISNISFSFRGNEPVREAMHAAFLYHAIREGLDMGIVNAGQLAIYEDIDKDLLERVEDVLLNRREDATERLVDFAETIKSDGSKSEAKKAEWRNLPVEERLKHALIKGIVEHIDEDTEEARQKYPRPLHVIEGPLMDGMNTIGDLFAEGKMFLPQVVKSARVMKKSVAYLIPFIEEEKAQCEDSKPAAKVLLATVKGDVHDIGKNIVGVVLACNNFQVVDIGVMMPCEKIMEAIEKEKPDVVGLSGLITPSLDEMAHVAKEMQRAGMNIPLLIGGATTSKVHTAVKLAPHYSAPVLHVLDASRSVPVVNNLVSDEQKSDYIAKHFAEQAQMREDHEKRNAKRKFVSLEAARENALKIDWSESEVFAPKQAGITKFENVSLAELRKYIDWTPFFLTWELHGKYPNIFEHEKFGEEAKKVFDDANALLDKIITENAIQAKGVVGIFPANSVGDDIEVYADENRSETCTVLHTLRQQNEKSSGQSNIALADFVAPKESGLKDYVGGFAVTAGLGIEKLMKEFAAAHDDYHRIMTQALADRLAEAFAEMLHEKVRRELWGYATSESLSSDELIHEKYQGIRPAPGYPASPDHSEKPILFKLLGAEEATGISLTETCAMSPAASVSGLYFAHPKASYFSVGKIGKDQAEDYAARKGMKMEEVEKWLSTALNYEPNVETVG is encoded by the coding sequence ATGCAACGAGATATTATCAAATTACTTCAAGAACGGATTTTGGTTTTGGACGGCGCTATGGGAACGCTCATTCAGCGCCACAAACTTACCGAAGAGGACTTTCGCGGCGAACGGTTCAAAGACCATTCGCACTCGCTCAAGGGAAACAACGACATTCTGGTGATCACGCAACCGGAAATCATCAAAGATATTCATCGTCAATTTTTGGAAGCTGGCTCGGATATTATCGAGACCAATACATTTAGCAGCACGCCGATTTCGCTCGCCGATTACGAGGTGCAAGATTTAACCTACGAACTGAACCTAACGGCCACGAAGCTCGCGCGTGAAGTCGCCGATGAAATGACAGCAAAAACGCCGGACAAGCCGCGATTCGTTGCCGGTTCAATCGGTCCGACCAATAAAACGCTTTCGCTTTCGCCGGATGTAAACAATCCTGGCTACCGCGCCATTACTTTCCAAAATGTGGTTGATGCTTACACCGAGCAGCTCAAAGGCCTTCTGGATGGCGGCGTCGACATCTTGCTCGTGGAAACCGTTTTCGATACGCTGAACTGCAAAGCCGCGCTTTTTGCCATTCACGAGTTTTTCAACAAAACCCAGAGGCGCGTGCCAGTCATGGTTTCCGGCACAGTTGTGGATGCCAGCGGTCGCACACTTTCCGGCCAAACCACCGAAGCGTTTTGGATTTCCATTTCCCACATGCCCGACCTGATGAGCGTCGGCTTGAACTGCGCGCTCGGCGCAAAGCAGATGCGCCCGTTTGTGGAAGCCATGTCGAATGTGGCGCAAACCTATACAAGCGTTTATCCGAACGCCGGCTTGCCTAACGAATTCGGCGAATACGACGACTCGCCAGAATACATGGCGGCGCAAATCGAAGATTTTGCAAAATCGGGTTTTGTCAATATCGTTGGCGGCTGCTGCGGCACCACGCCCGCGCACATCAAAGCGATTGCTGAAACCGTGAAAACGCTCCCACCACGCAAACGCCCCGAGCCACATCACATTTTGCAGCTTTCCGGCCTTGAGCCACTTGCTGTCGATAAAACCACCGGATTTATCAACATCGGCGAACGCACGAACGTAACCGGTTCGCGCAAATTTGCCCGTTTGATTAAAGAAGGCAATTATGACGCGGCGCTTTCCATCGCCCGCCAGCAGGTTGAAAGCGGCGCACAAGTCATCGATGTAAATGTGGATGAAGGCATGCTCGATTCGGAAAAAGTCATGGCGGAATTTTTGAACCTGATCGCGTCCGAACCGGAAATTGCCCGCGTGCCGATTATGATTGACTCGTCAAAATGGTCGGTCATTGAGGCCGGATTGCGCTGTACGCAAGGCAAGTGCATCGTCAATTCCATCAGTTTGAAGGAAGGCGAAGCAATTTTCAAAGAACGCGCCGAAAAAATTCTGGAATACGGCGCGGCGGCGGTCGTCATGGCGTTTGACGAAAAAGGTCAGGCCGACAGCTACGAGCGCCGCGTTGAGATTTGCTCACGCGCTTATAAAATCCTAACGGAGGAAGTCGGATTTCCGCCCGAAGACATCATTTTTGACCCGAACGTCCTAACGGTTGCAACCGGCATCGAAGAGCATAACAACTACGCCGTCGATTTTATCAACTCGGTGCGTTGGATTAAACAAAATTTACCGCACGCAAAAATTTCCGGCGGCATCAGCAATATTTCGTTCTCATTCAGAGGCAACGAGCCCGTGCGTGAAGCCATGCACGCCGCGTTTCTTTATCACGCGATTCGCGAGGGTTTGGATATGGGCATCGTCAATGCTGGGCAGCTTGCCATTTACGAGGACATCGATAAAGACTTGCTGGAGCGCGTCGAAGATGTTTTGCTCAATCGCCGTGAGGACGCCACCGAGCGTTTGGTTGATTTTGCCGAAACCATCAAATCGGACGGCTCAAAATCGGAGGCGAAAAAGGCCGAATGGCGCAACTTACCGGTTGAAGAACGCTTGAAACACGCGCTCATCAAAGGCATTGTGGAACATATCGACGAGGATACGGAAGAAGCCCGGCAGAAATATCCGCGCCCGCTGCATGTGATTGAAGGGCCATTGATGGATGGCATGAACACCATCGGCGACCTTTTTGCCGAAGGAAAAATGTTCTTGCCGCAGGTTGTGAAAAGCGCCCGCGTGATGAAAAAATCGGTCGCGTATTTGATTCCGTTCATCGAGGAGGAAAAAGCGCAATGCGAAGATTCAAAGCCGGCGGCGAAAGTGCTGCTTGCGACGGTCAAAGGCGATGTGCATGACATCGGCAAAAACATTGTGGGCGTCGTGCTCGCGTGTAACAACTTCCAAGTGGTTGACATCGGCGTGATGATGCCGTGCGAAAAAATCATGGAAGCGATTGAAAAGGAAAAACCGGATGTCGTGGGTCTCAGCGGCCTGATTACGCCATCGCTTGACGAAATGGCGCATGTCGCCAAAGAGATGCAGCGCGCCGGCATGAACATTCCGCTGCTCATCGGCGGCGCGACGACCTCGAAAGTGCATACGGCTGTGAAGCTTGCACCGCATTATTCCGCGCCGGTCTTGCATGTGTTGGACGCTTCGCGCAGCGTGCCGGTCGTCAATAATTTGGTCAGCGACGAGCAGAAAAGCGATTACATCGCTAAGCATTTTGCAGAGCAAGCACAAATGCGTGAAGACCATGAAAAGCGCAATGCCAAACGGAAATTCGTTTCGCTTGAAGCCGCCAGGGAAAACGCGCTGAAGATTGACTGGAGCGAAAGTGAAGTTTTTGCGCCAAAGCAAGCGGGCATTACGAAGTTTGAAAATGTCTCGCTTGCCGAGCTTCGCAAGTATATCGACTGGACGCCGTTCTTCCTGACTTGGGAACTTCACGGCAAGTATCCGAATATTTTCGAGCATGAAAAATTTGGCGAAGAAGCCAAAAAGGTTTTTGACGACGCAAACGCACTGCTCGATAAAATTATCACCGAAAATGCGATTCAGGCGAAAGGTGTGGTCGGGATATTTCCGGCAAATAGCGTCGGCGATGACATTGAAGTTTATGCCGATGAAAATCGGAGCGAAACTTGCACTGTCTTGCATACGCTTCGCCAGCAAAACGAAAAATCCAGCGGGCAGTCGAACATCGCACTTGCCGATTTCGTCGCGCCGAAGGAAAGCGGATTGAAGGATTATGTCGGCGGATTTGCTGTAACAGCAGGGCTTGGCATAGAGAAGTTGATGAAAGAATTCGCAGCAGCGCACGACGATTATCATCGCATCATGACGCAGGCGCTCGCCGACCGTTTGGCGGAAGCATTCGCTGAAATGCTGCACGAAAAAGTTCGCCGCGAACTTTGGGGCTATGCAACAAGCGAGTCTCTCTCGAGCGACGAGCTTATCCACGAAAAATATCAAGGCATTCGTCCGGCACCGGGCTATCCAGCCTCGCCAGATCACAGCGAAAAGCCGATTCTTTTCAAACTGCTCGGCGCGGAAGAAGCAACAGGCATTTCGCTAACCGAAACTTGCGCGATGTCGCCGGCGGCGTCCGTCAGCGGTCTTTACTTCGCGCATCCGAAAGCTTCGTATTTCAGCGTCGGCAAAATCGGAAAAGACCAAGCCGAAGATTACGCCGCTCGCAAAGGCATGAAAATGGAAGAAGTTGAAAAATGGCTTTCCACCGCGCTCAATTACGAGCCGAATGTTGAGACGGTTGGATAG
- a CDS encoding TRAP transporter large permease, producing MPEAVMPLLMFLSLFLLLVLGFPVAFTLGGVSLFFGVLTFGFDFFNLLPMRIWGTMTNYVLLAVPLFVYMGVMLEKSGIAERLLETMALLFGRLRGGLAISVVIVGAILAASTGIVGATVVTMGLLSLPTMLKRGYSPELATGTIAASGTLGQIIPPSIVLVLLGSILNVSIGDMFVSAMIPGLMLVGLYLFWIIGVAIFKPEWAPAMPKDVLEKFRSQNMGKTILEAFVIPFFLVLAVLGSIFAGIASPTEAAAVGAFGATLLTLAQKRFNFETLKSVMQETAHLTSMVFIILVGASAFALVFRGMHGDRYLSELILEANLGEGSFLFIVMLAVFIAGFFIDFIEIIFIIVPVVAPIFQQMGVDLLWVGILLAMNLQTSFLTPPFGFSLFYLKGVAPEGISTGHLYRGILPYIAIQLIALLAIVAFPELATWLPKALVGK from the coding sequence ATGCCTGAAGCTGTAATGCCTTTGCTGATGTTTCTTTCGCTTTTTTTGCTGCTCGTTTTGGGATTTCCTGTCGCATTCACGCTCGGCGGCGTATCGCTTTTTTTCGGCGTGCTGACATTTGGATTTGATTTTTTCAACTTGCTTCCCATGCGCATTTGGGGTACGATGACGAATTATGTGCTTTTGGCCGTCCCGCTTTTCGTGTATATGGGCGTTATGTTGGAAAAGTCTGGCATCGCGGAGCGTTTGCTCGAAACCATGGCGCTGCTTTTTGGTCGCTTGCGAGGTGGACTGGCTATTTCGGTGGTGATCGTTGGGGCAATTTTGGCCGCTTCAACGGGCATTGTGGGCGCAACAGTTGTGACCATGGGACTGCTTAGCTTGCCAACCATGTTGAAGCGCGGCTACTCACCGGAACTGGCCACCGGCACGATTGCGGCGTCCGGCACATTGGGGCAGATTATTCCACCGAGCATCGTGCTGGTTTTGTTAGGAAGTATTTTAAATGTTTCAATTGGCGACATGTTTGTTAGTGCCATGATTCCTGGATTGATGCTTGTTGGGCTGTATCTCTTCTGGATTATCGGCGTTGCGATTTTCAAGCCGGAATGGGCGCCGGCCATGCCAAAAGATGTGCTGGAAAAATTCCGTTCTCAAAATATGGGAAAAACGATTTTAGAGGCGTTTGTAATTCCGTTTTTCTTGGTATTGGCTGTTTTGGGCTCAATTTTTGCCGGCATCGCCTCGCCAACGGAAGCCGCAGCCGTTGGGGCATTTGGCGCAACGCTGCTCACTCTTGCCCAAAAGCGTTTTAACTTTGAAACGTTAAAATCTGTTATGCAAGAAACGGCACACCTAACAAGTATGGTGTTTATCATTTTAGTTGGAGCAAGCGCCTTTGCCCTCGTTTTTCGTGGAATGCACGGCGATCGCTATCTCTCTGAATTGATTTTAGAAGCAAATCTTGGGGAAGGAAGTTTTCTTTTTATCGTGATGCTGGCGGTTTTCATCGCGGGATTTTTCATTGACTTTATCGAAATCATTTTCATCATTGTGCCTGTTGTTGCGCCAATTTTTCAGCAAATGGGCGTTGATTTGCTTTGGGTTGGCATTTTGCTTGCCATGAACTTGCAAACTTCCTTTCTCACACCGCCTTTTGGTTTTTCACTTTTTTATTTGAAAGGCGTGGCGCCGGAAGGCATTTCAACAGGACATTTGTATCGTGGCATTTTGCCCTACATTGCCATTCAACTGATAGCGCTTTTGGCGATTGTGGCTTTTCCGGAACTCGCAACTTGGTTGCCAAAAGCACTTGTCGGAAAGTAA
- a CDS encoding TRAP transporter small permease subunit, with protein sequence MDFAKSLVRAIDRLSEFVGRVVSWLTTLLVLVVVYDVFTRYFLKTTIVAIQEFEWHLFSLIFLLAASYTLKHDKHVRVDVFYARFSKQQQAWVNLLGGIFFLIPFALMVIFASQNFVINSFVIGETSPDPGGLPARYLLKAAIPIGFFLLLLQAFSLAVKSALSIAGVDMGGKETTHA encoded by the coding sequence TTGGATTTCGCAAAATCTTTGGTTCGCGCGATTGATAGGCTCAGCGAGTTTGTCGGGCGAGTCGTTTCTTGGCTAACCACATTGCTGGTGCTTGTTGTCGTCTATGATGTTTTCACGCGATATTTTCTGAAAACAACCATTGTGGCCATTCAAGAATTCGAATGGCATTTATTTTCCCTGATTTTTCTACTTGCCGCATCCTACACGCTAAAACATGATAAGCACGTTCGCGTGGATGTGTTTTACGCCCGATTTTCGAAACAACAGCAAGCTTGGGTAAATCTGTTAGGGGGCATTTTTTTCTTGATTCCTTTTGCCTTGATGGTGATTTTTGCCTCGCAAAACTTTGTCATCAATTCTTTTGTGATTGGCGAAACGTCGCCCGATCCAGGCGGCTTACCGGCGCGTTATCTCTTGAAAGCGGCCATTCCGATCGGCTTTTTCCTGTTGCTCTTGCAAGCTTTTTCCCTTGCGGTTAAGTCAGCGTTGAGCATTGCCGGCGTTGATATGGGCGGAAAGGAGACGACTCATGCCTGA